The Streptomyces kanamyceticus genome window below encodes:
- a CDS encoding response regulator transcription factor, producing MIRVLLVHDACLLRLALAERLARETDLEVFHAPWSQAHGRQRTVRPDLCVVDLDDESTYALTPLTELTGPSAHGRGCRVLVLATADRPGQLRRAAESNALGYVNKASQPERLITGIRQVAAGQRFVDDSLGFGFLKAAQMPLTRRELSVLSLAARGASVAEIAHSLHLSNGTVRNYMAAITRKTGARNRIDAIRISQGEGWV from the coding sequence GTGATCCGGGTACTTCTCGTGCACGACGCCTGTCTACTGCGATTAGCCCTGGCGGAACGTCTCGCCCGGGAAACCGACTTGGAGGTGTTCCATGCGCCGTGGTCACAGGCCCACGGCCGACAGCGCACCGTACGGCCCGATCTCTGCGTGGTGGACCTGGACGACGAGTCGACGTACGCGCTCACCCCGCTCACCGAGCTGACCGGCCCCTCGGCGCACGGTCGCGGCTGCCGCGTCCTGGTGCTCGCCACCGCCGACCGGCCGGGGCAGCTGCGCCGTGCCGCCGAGTCGAACGCGCTCGGCTACGTGAACAAGGCGAGCCAGCCGGAGCGGCTGATCACCGGCATCAGACAGGTCGCGGCAGGTCAGCGGTTCGTCGACGACTCACTGGGGTTCGGGTTTCTCAAGGCCGCCCAAATGCCGCTGACACGACGGGAGTTGAGCGTTCTGTCACTCGCCGCGCGGGGCGCCTCCGTCGCCGAGATCGCCCACAGTCTCCATCTCTCCAACGGAACGGTGCGCAACTACATGGCCGCGATCACCCGCAAGACCGGGGCGCGGAACAGGATCGACGCCATAAGGATCTCGCAGGGCGAGGGCTGGGTCTGA
- a CDS encoding TetR family transcriptional regulator encodes MTAEAKTGSPATPPLTERQEARRRRILHASAQLASRGGFDAVQMREVAEAAGVALGTLYRYFPSKVHLLVATMQDQLQHMHTTIRKRPPAGETPAERVAETLMRAFRALQREPHLADAMVRALTFADRSVSPEVDTVSRLTTAIILDAMGLSEPPTAQQLSAVRVIEHTWHSALITWLSGRASIAQVKIDIETVCRLIDLTATPRA; translated from the coding sequence ATGACAGCGGAAGCCAAGACAGGGAGCCCTGCGACGCCGCCCCTCACCGAGCGCCAGGAGGCGCGCCGCCGCCGCATCCTGCACGCGAGCGCCCAACTGGCCAGCAGGGGCGGGTTCGACGCGGTGCAGATGCGCGAGGTCGCCGAGGCCGCGGGCGTCGCGCTCGGCACGCTCTACCGCTACTTCCCCTCCAAGGTGCATCTGCTCGTCGCCACCATGCAGGACCAGCTGCAGCACATGCACACCACGATCAGGAAGCGCCCCCCGGCCGGTGAGACCCCTGCCGAGCGGGTCGCCGAGACCCTGATGCGCGCCTTCCGCGCCCTGCAGCGCGAGCCGCACCTCGCGGACGCCATGGTGCGGGCGCTGACCTTCGCGGACCGGTCCGTGAGCCCCGAGGTCGACACCGTCTCTCGGCTGACCACGGCGATCATCCTGGACGCGATGGGCCTGTCGGAGCCGCCGACCGCGCAGCAGCTCTCGGCGGTGCGGGTGATCGAGCACACCTGGCACTCCGCGCTGATCACCTGGCTCTCCGGGCGGGCCTCGATCGCCCAGGTGAAGATCGACATCGAGACCGTCTGCCGCCTCATCGACCTCACGGCGACCCCCCGAGCGTGA